From one Lycium ferocissimum isolate CSIRO_LF1 chromosome 5, AGI_CSIRO_Lferr_CH_V1, whole genome shotgun sequence genomic stretch:
- the LOC132055878 gene encoding 5-formyltetrahydrofolate cyclo-ligase, mitochondrial isoform X4 — MSTAGEKSLSSDTAHLDTIFKQKKVLRSVIKRDLKSMDPILRSQQDEAIQKIVLEAPWFKACKGLCAYISCSALREVDTTRILSHILTTHSQMRKKLFVPRVEDRNRNMRMLNISSTEDLIASSLDILEPAPLDSDGNEREDVLFANEPVDLFILPGLAFDKAGRRLGRGGGYYDTFLSRYEELAKKKNWKQPLKIALSYPVQIVDEGTIPLTPNDILVDALVSPSGVIPISPAALEICH, encoded by the exons ATGAGCACCGCCGGAGAGAAAAGCTTGAGTTCCGACACTGCCCATTTGGACACAATTTTCAAACAGAAAAAAGTCCTCCGTTCTGTTATTAAAAGAGATCTCAAATCCATGGATCCCATCCTTAGATCCCAACAAG ATGAAGCAATACAAAAGATTGTATTGGAGGCTCCATGGTTTAAGGCTTGCAAGGGATTGTGCGCTTACATAAGCTGTAGTGCTTTGCGAGAAGTAGATACAACCCGAATACTATCGCATATTCTCACAACCCATTCACAG ATGCGAAAGAAGCTTTTTGTTCCAAGAGTGGAGGATAGGAACAGAAATATGCGAATGCTTAACATCTCAAGCACTGAGGATTTGATTGCAAGCTCATTGGACATTCTGGAACCAGCTCCCTTAGATTCTGATGGAAATGAACGTGAAGATG TGTTGTTCGCAAATGAGCCTGTTGATTTGTTTATTTTACCTG GTCTTGCATTTGACAAAGCTGGAAGACGGTTGGGCCGTGGTGGAGG TTACTATGACACCTTTTTGTCAAGATATGAAGAGCTTGCAAAGAAGAAGAATTGGAAGCAACCTCTCAAAA TTGCACTTTCTTACCCAGTGCAGATAGTGGATGAGGGGACTATACCACTAACTCCAAATGACATTCTTGTGGATGCACTTGTATCACCTTCTGGTGTGATTCCTATTAGTCCAGCTGCGCTGGAGATATGCCATTGA
- the LOC132055879 gene encoding transcription factor BHLH089 isoform X1, translating into MDPPIINESSFSAANPSSYSLAEIWPFSGGANGGGNGEIGGGGLGLRMSSFTGLLEAAANSINESTVTEQSGGGGGVRKRDMNLEDDSSKLVSTSDANDLQDGSVAKRLKASQSFKEENGASKVEAESSSQTANKGTEQSSKPEPPKDYIHVRARRGQATDSHSLAERARREKISERMKILQDLVPGCNKVIGKALVLDEIINYVQSLQRQVEFLSMKLEAVNSRMNHPIENFPSKDLAPSAFDATGMIFGAQAPREYAQGAQSEWLHMQVGNSFDRAT; encoded by the exons ATGGATCCACCTATTATTAATGAGTCATCATTCTCAGCGGCTAACCCTTCTTCTTACAGTTTAGCTGAGATTTGGCCGTTTTCCGGTGGGGCAAATGGTGGTGGAAATGGTGAAATTGGTGGTGGAGGGTTAGGTTTGAGAATGAGCAGCTTTACGGGTTTGTTAGAAGCTGCTGCAAATTCAATTAATGAATCTACTGTGACAGAGCagagtggtggtggtggtggtgtgaGGAAGAGAGATATGAATTTGGAGGATGACTCATCTAAACTCGTGTCTACTAGTGATGCTAATGATTTG CAGGATGGTTCAGTGGCCAAACGCCTGAAAGCATCCCAATCCTTTAAAGAAGAAAATGGCGCTTCAAAGGTAGAAGCAGAATCAAGTTCCCAGACGGCTAACAAGGGTACTGAACAAAGTAGTAAACCTGAGCCACCTAAGGATTACATCCACGTAAGGGCAAGAAGGGGTCAAGCTACTGATAGCCACAGTCTAGCAGAGAGG GCAAGGCGAGAAAAGATCAGTGAGAGGATGAAAATTCTGCAAGATTTGGTTCCTGGATGTAATAAG GTTATTGGAAAAGCCCTTGTTCTTGAcgaaataattaattatgtcCAGTCACTACAGCGTCAAGTTGAG TTCTTGTCCATGAAGCTTGAAGCGGTCAATTCAAGGATGAACCACCCTATAGAAAACTTTCCTTCAAAAGAT CTAGCACCGTCAGCATTTGATGCCACTGGAATGATTTTTGGCGCACAAGCACCGAGAGAATATGCTCAAGGGGCACAATCCGAATGGCTCCATATGCAGGTTGGCAACAGCTTTGACAGAGCAACATGA
- the LOC132055878 gene encoding 5-formyltetrahydrofolate cyclo-ligase, mitochondrial isoform X2 produces MSTAGEKSLSSDTAHLDTIFKQKKVLRSVIKRDLKSMDPILRSQQDEAIQKIVLEAPWFKACKGLCAYISCSALREVDTTRILSHILTTHSQMRKKLFVPRVEDRNRNMRMLNISSTEDLIASSLDILEPAPLDSDGNEREDDLLFVAVLFANEPVDLFILPGLAFDKAGRRLGRGGGYYDTFLSRYEELAKKKNWKQPLKIALSYPVQIVDEGTIPLTPNDILVDALVSPSGVIPISPAALEICH; encoded by the exons ATGAGCACCGCCGGAGAGAAAAGCTTGAGTTCCGACACTGCCCATTTGGACACAATTTTCAAACAGAAAAAAGTCCTCCGTTCTGTTATTAAAAGAGATCTCAAATCCATGGATCCCATCCTTAGATCCCAACAAG ATGAAGCAATACAAAAGATTGTATTGGAGGCTCCATGGTTTAAGGCTTGCAAGGGATTGTGCGCTTACATAAGCTGTAGTGCTTTGCGAGAAGTAGATACAACCCGAATACTATCGCATATTCTCACAACCCATTCACAG ATGCGAAAGAAGCTTTTTGTTCCAAGAGTGGAGGATAGGAACAGAAATATGCGAATGCTTAACATCTCAAGCACTGAGGATTTGATTGCAAGCTCATTGGACATTCTGGAACCAGCTCCCTTAGATTCTGATGGAAATGAACGTGAAGATG ACCTTTTGTTTGTTGCAGTGTTGTTCGCAAATGAGCCTGTTGATTTGTTTATTTTACCTG GTCTTGCATTTGACAAAGCTGGAAGACGGTTGGGCCGTGGTGGAGG TTACTATGACACCTTTTTGTCAAGATATGAAGAGCTTGCAAAGAAGAAGAATTGGAAGCAACCTCTCAAAA TTGCACTTTCTTACCCAGTGCAGATAGTGGATGAGGGGACTATACCACTAACTCCAAATGACATTCTTGTGGATGCACTTGTATCACCTTCTGGTGTGATTCCTATTAGTCCAGCTGCGCTGGAGATATGCCATTGA
- the LOC132055878 gene encoding 5-formyltetrahydrofolate cyclo-ligase, mitochondrial isoform X3, whose product MSTAGEKSLSSDTAHLDTIFKQKKVLRSVIKRDLKSMDPILRSQQDEAIQKIVLEAPWFKACKGLCAYISCSALREVDTTRILSHILTTHSQDVQMRKKLFVPRVEDRNRNMRMLNISSTEDLIASSLDILEPAPLDSDGNEREDVLFANEPVDLFILPGLAFDKAGRRLGRGGGYYDTFLSRYEELAKKKNWKQPLKIALSYPVQIVDEGTIPLTPNDILVDALVSPSGVIPISPAALEICH is encoded by the exons ATGAGCACCGCCGGAGAGAAAAGCTTGAGTTCCGACACTGCCCATTTGGACACAATTTTCAAACAGAAAAAAGTCCTCCGTTCTGTTATTAAAAGAGATCTCAAATCCATGGATCCCATCCTTAGATCCCAACAAG ATGAAGCAATACAAAAGATTGTATTGGAGGCTCCATGGTTTAAGGCTTGCAAGGGATTGTGCGCTTACATAAGCTGTAGTGCTTTGCGAGAAGTAGATACAACCCGAATACTATCGCATATTCTCACAACCCATTCACAG GATGTTCAGATGCGAAAGAAGCTTTTTGTTCCAAGAGTGGAGGATAGGAACAGAAATATGCGAATGCTTAACATCTCAAGCACTGAGGATTTGATTGCAAGCTCATTGGACATTCTGGAACCAGCTCCCTTAGATTCTGATGGAAATGAACGTGAAGATG TGTTGTTCGCAAATGAGCCTGTTGATTTGTTTATTTTACCTG GTCTTGCATTTGACAAAGCTGGAAGACGGTTGGGCCGTGGTGGAGG TTACTATGACACCTTTTTGTCAAGATATGAAGAGCTTGCAAAGAAGAAGAATTGGAAGCAACCTCTCAAAA TTGCACTTTCTTACCCAGTGCAGATAGTGGATGAGGGGACTATACCACTAACTCCAAATGACATTCTTGTGGATGCACTTGTATCACCTTCTGGTGTGATTCCTATTAGTCCAGCTGCGCTGGAGATATGCCATTGA
- the LOC132058175 gene encoding germin-like protein subfamily T member 2, with amino-acid sequence MATMYSQSGFLTRLTFVLVILVVLPYPSQCADPDPLQDFCVGILKNASTSLNGFPCKPASQVTSDDFFFDGLSKEGNTDNVFGFSVTPGNVLSFPGLNTLGLSMNRVDYAPGGMNPPHSHPRATESGVVIKGKLFVGFVTTDNVFYSKVLTAGEMFVVPRGLVHFQMNVGKVKAMTITAFNSHLPGAVVLPTTLFASKPPIPVDVLTKTFQVEESVIDGIKAKFGA; translated from the coding sequence ATGGCTACCATGTACTCTCAGTCGGGGTTTCTTACTCGTTTGACATTCGTGTTGGTTATTTTGGTAGTCTTACCGTATCCTTCTCAGTGTGCTGATCCTGATCCACTGCAGGATTTCTGTGTTGGAATTCTGAAAAACGCGTCAACATCTCTTAATGGCTTCCCTTGCAAGCCTGCCTCCCAAGTTACGTCGGATGATTTTTTCTTTGATGGCCTGAGCAAAGAGGGAAACACGGACAATGTATTCGGGTTCAGCGTGACACCAGGAAACGTTCTTTCTTTCCCGGGGTTGAACACGCTAGGTCTCTCTATGAATCGAGTTGACTATGCCCCGGGAGGGATGAATCCGCCTCATTCACACCCTCGTGCAACTGAGTCCGGTGTAGTCATCAAAGGGAAACTATTCGTTGGATTCGTGACAACAGACAACGTGTTTTATTCCAAAGTTTTGACTGCAGGGGAGATGTTTGTTGTCCCCAGAGGGCTGGTGCATTTCCAAATGAATGTTGGGAAGGTGAAGGCAATGACAATCACAGCTTTTAACAGTCATTTGCCAGGTGCAGTGGTCCTTCCAACTACACTATTTGCTTCCAAGCCTCCAATTCCTGTTGATGTGTTGACTAAGACCTTTCAAGTTGAAGAAAGTGTTATTGATGGCATCAAGGCCAAATTTGGTGCctaa
- the LOC132055878 gene encoding 5-formyltetrahydrofolate cyclo-ligase, mitochondrial isoform X1 translates to MSTAGEKSLSSDTAHLDTIFKQKKVLRSVIKRDLKSMDPILRSQQDEAIQKIVLEAPWFKACKGLCAYISCSALREVDTTRILSHILTTHSQDVQMRKKLFVPRVEDRNRNMRMLNISSTEDLIASSLDILEPAPLDSDGNEREDDLLFVAVLFANEPVDLFILPGLAFDKAGRRLGRGGGYYDTFLSRYEELAKKKNWKQPLKIALSYPVQIVDEGTIPLTPNDILVDALVSPSGVIPISPAALEICH, encoded by the exons ATGAGCACCGCCGGAGAGAAAAGCTTGAGTTCCGACACTGCCCATTTGGACACAATTTTCAAACAGAAAAAAGTCCTCCGTTCTGTTATTAAAAGAGATCTCAAATCCATGGATCCCATCCTTAGATCCCAACAAG ATGAAGCAATACAAAAGATTGTATTGGAGGCTCCATGGTTTAAGGCTTGCAAGGGATTGTGCGCTTACATAAGCTGTAGTGCTTTGCGAGAAGTAGATACAACCCGAATACTATCGCATATTCTCACAACCCATTCACAG GATGTTCAGATGCGAAAGAAGCTTTTTGTTCCAAGAGTGGAGGATAGGAACAGAAATATGCGAATGCTTAACATCTCAAGCACTGAGGATTTGATTGCAAGCTCATTGGACATTCTGGAACCAGCTCCCTTAGATTCTGATGGAAATGAACGTGAAGATG ACCTTTTGTTTGTTGCAGTGTTGTTCGCAAATGAGCCTGTTGATTTGTTTATTTTACCTG GTCTTGCATTTGACAAAGCTGGAAGACGGTTGGGCCGTGGTGGAGG TTACTATGACACCTTTTTGTCAAGATATGAAGAGCTTGCAAAGAAGAAGAATTGGAAGCAACCTCTCAAAA TTGCACTTTCTTACCCAGTGCAGATAGTGGATGAGGGGACTATACCACTAACTCCAAATGACATTCTTGTGGATGCACTTGTATCACCTTCTGGTGTGATTCCTATTAGTCCAGCTGCGCTGGAGATATGCCATTGA
- the LOC132055879 gene encoding transcription factor BHLH089 isoform X2 — protein MDPPIINESSFSAANPSSYSLAEIWPFSGGANGGGNGEIGGGGLGLRMSSFTGLLEAAANSINESTVTEQSGGGGGVRKRDMNLEDDSSKLVSTSDANDLDGSVAKRLKASQSFKEENGASKVEAESSSQTANKGTEQSSKPEPPKDYIHVRARRGQATDSHSLAERARREKISERMKILQDLVPGCNKVIGKALVLDEIINYVQSLQRQVEFLSMKLEAVNSRMNHPIENFPSKDLAPSAFDATGMIFGAQAPREYAQGAQSEWLHMQVGNSFDRAT, from the exons ATGGATCCACCTATTATTAATGAGTCATCATTCTCAGCGGCTAACCCTTCTTCTTACAGTTTAGCTGAGATTTGGCCGTTTTCCGGTGGGGCAAATGGTGGTGGAAATGGTGAAATTGGTGGTGGAGGGTTAGGTTTGAGAATGAGCAGCTTTACGGGTTTGTTAGAAGCTGCTGCAAATTCAATTAATGAATCTACTGTGACAGAGCagagtggtggtggtggtggtgtgaGGAAGAGAGATATGAATTTGGAGGATGACTCATCTAAACTCGTGTCTACTAGTGATGCTAATGATTTG GATGGTTCAGTGGCCAAACGCCTGAAAGCATCCCAATCCTTTAAAGAAGAAAATGGCGCTTCAAAGGTAGAAGCAGAATCAAGTTCCCAGACGGCTAACAAGGGTACTGAACAAAGTAGTAAACCTGAGCCACCTAAGGATTACATCCACGTAAGGGCAAGAAGGGGTCAAGCTACTGATAGCCACAGTCTAGCAGAGAGG GCAAGGCGAGAAAAGATCAGTGAGAGGATGAAAATTCTGCAAGATTTGGTTCCTGGATGTAATAAG GTTATTGGAAAAGCCCTTGTTCTTGAcgaaataattaattatgtcCAGTCACTACAGCGTCAAGTTGAG TTCTTGTCCATGAAGCTTGAAGCGGTCAATTCAAGGATGAACCACCCTATAGAAAACTTTCCTTCAAAAGAT CTAGCACCGTCAGCATTTGATGCCACTGGAATGATTTTTGGCGCACAAGCACCGAGAGAATATGCTCAAGGGGCACAATCCGAATGGCTCCATATGCAGGTTGGCAACAGCTTTGACAGAGCAACATGA